From one Mytilus edulis chromosome 1, xbMytEdul2.2, whole genome shotgun sequence genomic stretch:
- the LOC139521926 gene encoding flagellar attachment zone protein 1-like isoform X14, whose protein sequence is MTSKETKENIKSDQSDQSDSDEEIDVADTLRLQAVIEETEKKNLEIKSDLKKLEGTKKEKDAKVLMDTIYNQLDDHLKMHQQTEKEIDDLKDELRKKLGKPAPKKNSEDDKSVQSRRPMASPEEQVLTYELKSQLLRNVEMQNHRLKTELTLHEKMTEAKLLNQQNKRLTDDNTTSKTNTLRLMKMFEKKAKDADAKLKEMQLELNKAQQLARKYHQMYDMERRRNGLPEGTYSTPEPESGTPRQNNNSSSFLGQNVRVNDVIRKNEVLVEENEKLHREIARLKHDNAGLIKKCKHAMSDKESVVHRLDTSEANRRDLTKRLDREKTQHNNLSRSLTRQASDWILLKKQLAQFDEEYRWSQVGPVNPHGADQRTYSHPVPRNVYQPRRMFSPENYANQSSTA, encoded by the exons atGACATCCAAAGAAACCAAAGAAAACATTAAG aGCGATCAAAGCGATCAGAGTGATAGTGATGAAGAGATTGATGTCGCTGATACGTTG aGATTGCAAGCGGTTATTGAAGAAACTGAAAAGAAAAACTTGGAAATAAAGTCAGACTTGAAAAAATTAGAGGGaacaaaaaaagagaaagatgCCAAAGTTCTTATGGATACAATCTACAATCAGTTAGATGATCACTTAAAGATGCATCAACAG aCTGAAAAGGAAATAGATGACTTAAAAGATGAATTAAGGAAAAAACTAGGAAAACCTGCACCAAAGAAAAATAGTGAAGACGACAAATCTGT ACAAAGTAGGCGGCCTATGGCATCACCAGAAGAACAAGTATTAACATATGAACTAAAATCACAGTTACTTAGGAATGTGGAAATGCAAAATCATCGACTGAAAACAGAGCTGACACTCCATGAGAAAATGACTGAAGCCAAACTGTTAAACCAGCAAAACAAACGACTAACAGATGACAACACAACGTCCAAAACAAACACGCTCAGGCTCATGAAAATGTTTGAAAAGAAAGCTAAAGATG ctGATGCAAAGTTAAAGGAAATGCAACTAGAATTAAATAAAGCTCAACAACTTGCCAGGAAATACCATCAGATGTACGACATGGAACGCCGTAGGAATGGGCTACCAGAGGGTACATACAGCACACCAGAACCTGAATCAGGGACACCAAGACAGAACAACAACTCATCAAGCTTCCTCGGACAGAATGTCAGAGTTAATGATGTTATTAGAAAAAATGAG GTGCTTGTGGAAGAGAATGAGAAATTACACAGAGAAATAGCTAGGCTCAAACATGACAATGCAGGACTGATCAAGAAATGTAAACATGCCATGTCTGATAAGGAGAGTGTTGTT CATCGCCTAGATACAAGTGAAGCTAACAGAAGAGATCTAACAAAGAGATTAGACAGAGAAAAAACACAG CACAATAACTTATCTAGAAGTTTAACAAGACAAGCCTCAGATTGGATTCTATTAAAGAAACAGTTAGCTCAATTTGATGAAGAATATAGATGGAGCCAG GTTGGTCCAGTAAATCCTCACGGCGCTGACCAAAGAACTTACTCTCATCCTGTACCTAGAAATGTTTACCAACCAAGGAGAATGTTTTCTCCAGAAAACTATGCCAACCAAAGCTCGACAGcataa
- the LOC139521926 gene encoding uncharacterized protein PF3D7_1120000-like isoform X13, translating into MTSKETKENIKESFSESDQSDQSDSDEEIDVADTLRLQAVIEETEKKNLEIKSDLKKLEGTKKEKDAKVLMDTIYNQLDDHLKMHQQTEKEIDDLKDELRKKLGKPAPKKNSEDDKSVQSRRPMASPEEQVLTYELKSQLLRNVEMQNHRLKTELTLHEKMTEAKLLNQQNKRLTDDNTTSKTNTLRLMKMFEKKAKDADAKLKEMQLELNKAQQLARKYHQMYDMERRRNGLPEGTYSTPEPESGTPRQNNNSSSFLGQNVRVNDVIRKNEVLVEENEKLHREIARLKHDNAGLIKKCKHAMSDKESVVHRLDTSEANRRDLTKRLDREKTQHNNLSRSLTRQASDWILLKKQLAQFDEEYRWSQVGPVNPHGADQRTYSHPVPRNVYQPRRMFSPENYANQSSTA; encoded by the exons atGACATCCAAAGAAACCAAAGAAAACATTAAG GAGTCTTTCAGTGAA aGCGATCAAAGCGATCAGAGTGATAGTGATGAAGAGATTGATGTCGCTGATACGTTG aGATTGCAAGCGGTTATTGAAGAAACTGAAAAGAAAAACTTGGAAATAAAGTCAGACTTGAAAAAATTAGAGGGaacaaaaaaagagaaagatgCCAAAGTTCTTATGGATACAATCTACAATCAGTTAGATGATCACTTAAAGATGCATCAACAG aCTGAAAAGGAAATAGATGACTTAAAAGATGAATTAAGGAAAAAACTAGGAAAACCTGCACCAAAGAAAAATAGTGAAGACGACAAATCTGT ACAAAGTAGGCGGCCTATGGCATCACCAGAAGAACAAGTATTAACATATGAACTAAAATCACAGTTACTTAGGAATGTGGAAATGCAAAATCATCGACTGAAAACAGAGCTGACACTCCATGAGAAAATGACTGAAGCCAAACTGTTAAACCAGCAAAACAAACGACTAACAGATGACAACACAACGTCCAAAACAAACACGCTCAGGCTCATGAAAATGTTTGAAAAGAAAGCTAAAGATG ctGATGCAAAGTTAAAGGAAATGCAACTAGAATTAAATAAAGCTCAACAACTTGCCAGGAAATACCATCAGATGTACGACATGGAACGCCGTAGGAATGGGCTACCAGAGGGTACATACAGCACACCAGAACCTGAATCAGGGACACCAAGACAGAACAACAACTCATCAAGCTTCCTCGGACAGAATGTCAGAGTTAATGATGTTATTAGAAAAAATGAG GTGCTTGTGGAAGAGAATGAGAAATTACACAGAGAAATAGCTAGGCTCAAACATGACAATGCAGGACTGATCAAGAAATGTAAACATGCCATGTCTGATAAGGAGAGTGTTGTT CATCGCCTAGATACAAGTGAAGCTAACAGAAGAGATCTAACAAAGAGATTAGACAGAGAAAAAACACAG CACAATAACTTATCTAGAAGTTTAACAAGACAAGCCTCAGATTGGATTCTATTAAAGAAACAGTTAGCTCAATTTGATGAAGAATATAGATGGAGCCAG GTTGGTCCAGTAAATCCTCACGGCGCTGACCAAAGAACTTACTCTCATCCTGTACCTAGAAATGTTTACCAACCAAGGAGAATGTTTTCTCCAGAAAACTATGCCAACCAAAGCTCGACAGcataa
- the LOC139521926 gene encoding flagellar attachment zone protein 1-like isoform X3: protein MSIYGLETSETVSMQSSASKPKKSIEVKMPPVKKTNEDPEALPHAHTTSGPCYFCSEHKEDYEKLERYQPTWRAKRLQAVIEETEKKNLEIKSDLKKLEGTKKEKDAKVLMDTIYNQLDDHLKMHQQTEKEIDDLKDELRKKLGKPAPKKNSEDDKSVQSRRPMASPEEQVLTYELKSQLLRNVEMQNHRLKTELTLHEKMTEAKLLNQQNKRLTDDNTTSKTNTLRLMKMFEKKAKDADAKLKEMQLELNKAQQLARKYHQMYDMERRRNGLPEGTYSTPEPESGTPRQNNNSSSFLGQNVRVNDVIRKNEVLVEENEKLHREIARLKHDNAGLIKKCKHAMSDKESVVHRLDTSEANRRDLTKRLDREKTQHNNLSRSLTRQASDWILLKKQLAQFDEEYRWSQVGPVNPHGADQRTYSHPVPRNVYQPRRMFSPENYANQSSTA, encoded by the exons ATGTCCATATATGGCTTGGAGACTTCTGAAACAGTCAGCATGCAGTCTTCAGCATCCAAACCTAAAAAATCTATTGAGGTCAAGATGCCACCTGTGAAAAAGACGAATGAAGATCCTGAGGCATTGCCACATGCACATACCACATCTGGTCCTTGTTATTTCTGTAGTGAGCATAAGGAAGATTATGAAAAGTTAGAAAGGTACCAGCCAACCTGGAGGGCAAAG aGATTGCAAGCGGTTATTGAAGAAACTGAAAAGAAAAACTTGGAAATAAAGTCAGACTTGAAAAAATTAGAGGGaacaaaaaaagagaaagatgCCAAAGTTCTTATGGATACAATCTACAATCAGTTAGATGATCACTTAAAGATGCATCAACAG aCTGAAAAGGAAATAGATGACTTAAAAGATGAATTAAGGAAAAAACTAGGAAAACCTGCACCAAAGAAAAATAGTGAAGACGACAAATCTGT ACAAAGTAGGCGGCCTATGGCATCACCAGAAGAACAAGTATTAACATATGAACTAAAATCACAGTTACTTAGGAATGTGGAAATGCAAAATCATCGACTGAAAACAGAGCTGACACTCCATGAGAAAATGACTGAAGCCAAACTGTTAAACCAGCAAAACAAACGACTAACAGATGACAACACAACGTCCAAAACAAACACGCTCAGGCTCATGAAAATGTTTGAAAAGAAAGCTAAAGATG ctGATGCAAAGTTAAAGGAAATGCAACTAGAATTAAATAAAGCTCAACAACTTGCCAGGAAATACCATCAGATGTACGACATGGAACGCCGTAGGAATGGGCTACCAGAGGGTACATACAGCACACCAGAACCTGAATCAGGGACACCAAGACAGAACAACAACTCATCAAGCTTCCTCGGACAGAATGTCAGAGTTAATGATGTTATTAGAAAAAATGAG GTGCTTGTGGAAGAGAATGAGAAATTACACAGAGAAATAGCTAGGCTCAAACATGACAATGCAGGACTGATCAAGAAATGTAAACATGCCATGTCTGATAAGGAGAGTGTTGTT CATCGCCTAGATACAAGTGAAGCTAACAGAAGAGATCTAACAAAGAGATTAGACAGAGAAAAAACACAG CACAATAACTTATCTAGAAGTTTAACAAGACAAGCCTCAGATTGGATTCTATTAAAGAAACAGTTAGCTCAATTTGATGAAGAATATAGATGGAGCCAG GTTGGTCCAGTAAATCCTCACGGCGCTGACCAAAGAACTTACTCTCATCCTGTACCTAGAAATGTTTACCAACCAAGGAGAATGTTTTCTCCAGAAAACTATGCCAACCAAAGCTCGACAGcataa
- the LOC139521926 gene encoding myosin heavy chain, clone 203-like isoform X15, protein MTSKETKENIKRLQAVIEETEKKNLEIKSDLKKLEGTKKEKDAKVLMDTIYNQLDDHLKMHQQTEKEIDDLKDELRKKLGKPAPKKNSEDDKSVQSRRPMASPEEQVLTYELKSQLLRNVEMQNHRLKTELTLHEKMTEAKLLNQQNKRLTDDNTTSKTNTLRLMKMFEKKAKDADAKLKEMQLELNKAQQLARKYHQMYDMERRRNGLPEGTYSTPEPESGTPRQNNNSSSFLGQNVRVNDVIRKNEVLVEENEKLHREIARLKHDNAGLIKKCKHAMSDKESVVHRLDTSEANRRDLTKRLDREKTQHNNLSRSLTRQASDWILLKKQLAQFDEEYRWSQVGPVNPHGADQRTYSHPVPRNVYQPRRMFSPENYANQSSTA, encoded by the exons atGACATCCAAAGAAACCAAAGAAAACATTAAG aGATTGCAAGCGGTTATTGAAGAAACTGAAAAGAAAAACTTGGAAATAAAGTCAGACTTGAAAAAATTAGAGGGaacaaaaaaagagaaagatgCCAAAGTTCTTATGGATACAATCTACAATCAGTTAGATGATCACTTAAAGATGCATCAACAG aCTGAAAAGGAAATAGATGACTTAAAAGATGAATTAAGGAAAAAACTAGGAAAACCTGCACCAAAGAAAAATAGTGAAGACGACAAATCTGT ACAAAGTAGGCGGCCTATGGCATCACCAGAAGAACAAGTATTAACATATGAACTAAAATCACAGTTACTTAGGAATGTGGAAATGCAAAATCATCGACTGAAAACAGAGCTGACACTCCATGAGAAAATGACTGAAGCCAAACTGTTAAACCAGCAAAACAAACGACTAACAGATGACAACACAACGTCCAAAACAAACACGCTCAGGCTCATGAAAATGTTTGAAAAGAAAGCTAAAGATG ctGATGCAAAGTTAAAGGAAATGCAACTAGAATTAAATAAAGCTCAACAACTTGCCAGGAAATACCATCAGATGTACGACATGGAACGCCGTAGGAATGGGCTACCAGAGGGTACATACAGCACACCAGAACCTGAATCAGGGACACCAAGACAGAACAACAACTCATCAAGCTTCCTCGGACAGAATGTCAGAGTTAATGATGTTATTAGAAAAAATGAG GTGCTTGTGGAAGAGAATGAGAAATTACACAGAGAAATAGCTAGGCTCAAACATGACAATGCAGGACTGATCAAGAAATGTAAACATGCCATGTCTGATAAGGAGAGTGTTGTT CATCGCCTAGATACAAGTGAAGCTAACAGAAGAGATCTAACAAAGAGATTAGACAGAGAAAAAACACAG CACAATAACTTATCTAGAAGTTTAACAAGACAAGCCTCAGATTGGATTCTATTAAAGAAACAGTTAGCTCAATTTGATGAAGAATATAGATGGAGCCAG GTTGGTCCAGTAAATCCTCACGGCGCTGACCAAAGAACTTACTCTCATCCTGTACCTAGAAATGTTTACCAACCAAGGAGAATGTTTTCTCCAGAAAACTATGCCAACCAAAGCTCGACAGcataa
- the LOC139521926 gene encoding flagellar attachment zone protein 1-like isoform X17, which yields MTSKETKENIKSDQSDQSDSDEEIDVADTLRLQAVIEETEKKNLEIKSDLKKLEGTKKEKDAKVLMDTIYNQLDDHLKMHQQTEKEIDDLKDELRKKLGKPAPKKNSEDDKSVQSRRPMASPEEQVLTYELKSQLLRNVEMQNHRLKTELTLHEKMTEAKLLNQQNKRLTDDNTTSKTNTLRLMKMFEKKAKDADAKLKEMQLELNKAQQLARKYHQMYDMERRRNGLPEGTYSTPEPESGTPRQNNNSSSFLGQNVRVNDVIRKNEVLVEENEKLHREIARLKHDNAGLIKKCKHAMSDKESVVHRLDTSEANRRDLTKRLDREKTQHNNLSRSLTRQASDWILLKKQLAQFDEEYRWSQITRTRPHTRQNLGWSSKSSRR from the exons atGACATCCAAAGAAACCAAAGAAAACATTAAG aGCGATCAAAGCGATCAGAGTGATAGTGATGAAGAGATTGATGTCGCTGATACGTTG aGATTGCAAGCGGTTATTGAAGAAACTGAAAAGAAAAACTTGGAAATAAAGTCAGACTTGAAAAAATTAGAGGGaacaaaaaaagagaaagatgCCAAAGTTCTTATGGATACAATCTACAATCAGTTAGATGATCACTTAAAGATGCATCAACAG aCTGAAAAGGAAATAGATGACTTAAAAGATGAATTAAGGAAAAAACTAGGAAAACCTGCACCAAAGAAAAATAGTGAAGACGACAAATCTGT ACAAAGTAGGCGGCCTATGGCATCACCAGAAGAACAAGTATTAACATATGAACTAAAATCACAGTTACTTAGGAATGTGGAAATGCAAAATCATCGACTGAAAACAGAGCTGACACTCCATGAGAAAATGACTGAAGCCAAACTGTTAAACCAGCAAAACAAACGACTAACAGATGACAACACAACGTCCAAAACAAACACGCTCAGGCTCATGAAAATGTTTGAAAAGAAAGCTAAAGATG ctGATGCAAAGTTAAAGGAAATGCAACTAGAATTAAATAAAGCTCAACAACTTGCCAGGAAATACCATCAGATGTACGACATGGAACGCCGTAGGAATGGGCTACCAGAGGGTACATACAGCACACCAGAACCTGAATCAGGGACACCAAGACAGAACAACAACTCATCAAGCTTCCTCGGACAGAATGTCAGAGTTAATGATGTTATTAGAAAAAATGAG GTGCTTGTGGAAGAGAATGAGAAATTACACAGAGAAATAGCTAGGCTCAAACATGACAATGCAGGACTGATCAAGAAATGTAAACATGCCATGTCTGATAAGGAGAGTGTTGTT CATCGCCTAGATACAAGTGAAGCTAACAGAAGAGATCTAACAAAGAGATTAGACAGAGAAAAAACACAG CACAATAACTTATCTAGAAGTTTAACAAGACAAGCCTCAGATTGGATTCTATTAAAGAAACAGTTAGCTCAATTTGATGAAGAATATAGATGGAGCCAG ATAACAAGGACAAGACCACACACAAGACAGAACCTTG GTTGGTCCAGTAAATCCTCACGGCGCTGA
- the LOC139521926 gene encoding flagellar attachment zone protein 1-like isoform X5, whose product MSIYGLETSETVSMQSSASKPKKSIEVKMPPVKKTNEDPEALPHAHTTSGPCYFCSEHKEDYEKLERYQPTWRAKRLQAVIEETEKKNLEIKSDLKKLEGTKKEKDAKVLMDTIYNQLDDHLKMHQQTEKEIDDLKDELRKKLGKPAPKKNSEDDKSVQSRRPMASPEEQVLTYELKSQLLRNVEMQNHRLKTELTLHEKMTEAKLLNQQNKRLTDDNTTSKTNTLRLMKMFEKKAKDADAKLKEMQLELNKAQQLARKYHQMYDMERRRNGLPEGTYSTPEPESGTPRQNNNSSSFLGQNVRVNDVIRKNEVLVEENEKLHREIARLKHDNAGLIKKCKHAMSDKESVVHRLDTSEANRRDLTKRLDREKTQHNNLSRSLTRQASDWILLKKQLAQFDEEYRWSQITRTRPHTRQNLGWSSKSSRR is encoded by the exons ATGTCCATATATGGCTTGGAGACTTCTGAAACAGTCAGCATGCAGTCTTCAGCATCCAAACCTAAAAAATCTATTGAGGTCAAGATGCCACCTGTGAAAAAGACGAATGAAGATCCTGAGGCATTGCCACATGCACATACCACATCTGGTCCTTGTTATTTCTGTAGTGAGCATAAGGAAGATTATGAAAAGTTAGAAAGGTACCAGCCAACCTGGAGGGCAAAG aGATTGCAAGCGGTTATTGAAGAAACTGAAAAGAAAAACTTGGAAATAAAGTCAGACTTGAAAAAATTAGAGGGaacaaaaaaagagaaagatgCCAAAGTTCTTATGGATACAATCTACAATCAGTTAGATGATCACTTAAAGATGCATCAACAG aCTGAAAAGGAAATAGATGACTTAAAAGATGAATTAAGGAAAAAACTAGGAAAACCTGCACCAAAGAAAAATAGTGAAGACGACAAATCTGT ACAAAGTAGGCGGCCTATGGCATCACCAGAAGAACAAGTATTAACATATGAACTAAAATCACAGTTACTTAGGAATGTGGAAATGCAAAATCATCGACTGAAAACAGAGCTGACACTCCATGAGAAAATGACTGAAGCCAAACTGTTAAACCAGCAAAACAAACGACTAACAGATGACAACACAACGTCCAAAACAAACACGCTCAGGCTCATGAAAATGTTTGAAAAGAAAGCTAAAGATG ctGATGCAAAGTTAAAGGAAATGCAACTAGAATTAAATAAAGCTCAACAACTTGCCAGGAAATACCATCAGATGTACGACATGGAACGCCGTAGGAATGGGCTACCAGAGGGTACATACAGCACACCAGAACCTGAATCAGGGACACCAAGACAGAACAACAACTCATCAAGCTTCCTCGGACAGAATGTCAGAGTTAATGATGTTATTAGAAAAAATGAG GTGCTTGTGGAAGAGAATGAGAAATTACACAGAGAAATAGCTAGGCTCAAACATGACAATGCAGGACTGATCAAGAAATGTAAACATGCCATGTCTGATAAGGAGAGTGTTGTT CATCGCCTAGATACAAGTGAAGCTAACAGAAGAGATCTAACAAAGAGATTAGACAGAGAAAAAACACAG CACAATAACTTATCTAGAAGTTTAACAAGACAAGCCTCAGATTGGATTCTATTAAAGAAACAGTTAGCTCAATTTGATGAAGAATATAGATGGAGCCAG ATAACAAGGACAAGACCACACACAAGACAGAACCTTG GTTGGTCCAGTAAATCCTCACGGCGCTGA
- the LOC139521926 gene encoding flagellar attachment zone protein 1-like isoform X7 produces MTSKETKENIKSDQSDQSDSDEEIDVADTLRLQAVIEETEKKNLEIKSDLKKLEGTKKEKDAKVLMDTIYNQLDDHLKMHQQTEKEIDDLKDELRKKLGKPAPKKNSEDDKSVQSRRPMASPEEQVLTYELKSQLLRNVEMQNHRLKTELTLHEKMTEAKLLNQQNKRLTDDNTTSKTNTLRLMKMFEKKAKDADAKLKEMQLELNKAQQLARKYHQMYDMERRRNGLPEGTYSTPEPESGTPRQNNNSSSFLGQNVRVNDVIRKNEVLVEENEKLHREIARLKHDNAGLIKKCKHAMSDKESVVHRLDTSEANRRDLTKRLDREKTQHNNLSRSLTRQASDWILLKKQLAQFDEEYRWSQIMSRATRQGTRKGKKTPANHPPPPGSLMKREKSILGSEWTSVYKHSRAESIANWSRTSKPTREHSLISEYIGITKPKREKSKLFPPI; encoded by the exons atGACATCCAAAGAAACCAAAGAAAACATTAAG aGCGATCAAAGCGATCAGAGTGATAGTGATGAAGAGATTGATGTCGCTGATACGTTG aGATTGCAAGCGGTTATTGAAGAAACTGAAAAGAAAAACTTGGAAATAAAGTCAGACTTGAAAAAATTAGAGGGaacaaaaaaagagaaagatgCCAAAGTTCTTATGGATACAATCTACAATCAGTTAGATGATCACTTAAAGATGCATCAACAG aCTGAAAAGGAAATAGATGACTTAAAAGATGAATTAAGGAAAAAACTAGGAAAACCTGCACCAAAGAAAAATAGTGAAGACGACAAATCTGT ACAAAGTAGGCGGCCTATGGCATCACCAGAAGAACAAGTATTAACATATGAACTAAAATCACAGTTACTTAGGAATGTGGAAATGCAAAATCATCGACTGAAAACAGAGCTGACACTCCATGAGAAAATGACTGAAGCCAAACTGTTAAACCAGCAAAACAAACGACTAACAGATGACAACACAACGTCCAAAACAAACACGCTCAGGCTCATGAAAATGTTTGAAAAGAAAGCTAAAGATG ctGATGCAAAGTTAAAGGAAATGCAACTAGAATTAAATAAAGCTCAACAACTTGCCAGGAAATACCATCAGATGTACGACATGGAACGCCGTAGGAATGGGCTACCAGAGGGTACATACAGCACACCAGAACCTGAATCAGGGACACCAAGACAGAACAACAACTCATCAAGCTTCCTCGGACAGAATGTCAGAGTTAATGATGTTATTAGAAAAAATGAG GTGCTTGTGGAAGAGAATGAGAAATTACACAGAGAAATAGCTAGGCTCAAACATGACAATGCAGGACTGATCAAGAAATGTAAACATGCCATGTCTGATAAGGAGAGTGTTGTT CATCGCCTAGATACAAGTGAAGCTAACAGAAGAGATCTAACAAAGAGATTAGACAGAGAAAAAACACAG CACAATAACTTATCTAGAAGTTTAACAAGACAAGCCTCAGATTGGATTCTATTAAAGAAACAGTTAGCTCAATTTGATGAAGAATATAGATGGAGCCAG ATCATGTCAAGAGCCACACGACAAGGTACTCGAAAGGGTAAAAAGACTCCTGCAAACCATCCACCTCCTCCAGGGAGTCTAATGAAACGGGAAAAATCTATCCTCGGCTCCGAGTGGACATCTGTATATAAACATAGTCGAGCTGAATCTATTGCAAACTGGAGTCGAACCTCTAAACCAACAAGAGAGCATTCACTTATCTCTGAATACATTGGAATCACAAAACCAAAACGAGAAAAATCCAAACTTTTCCCTCCAATTTAA
- the LOC139521926 gene encoding myosin heavy chain, clone 203-like isoform X11, with the protein MTSKETKENIKRLQAVIEETEKKNLEIKSDLKKLEGTKKEKDAKVLMDTIYNQLDDHLKMHQQTEKEIDDLKDELRKKLGKPAPKKNSEDDKSVQSRRPMASPEEQVLTYELKSQLLRNVEMQNHRLKTELTLHEKMTEAKLLNQQNKRLTDDNTTSKTNTLRLMKMFEKKAKDADAKLKEMQLELNKAQQLARKYHQMYDMERRRNGLPEGTYSTPEPESGTPRQNNNSSSFLGQNVRVNDVIRKNEVLVEENEKLHREIARLKHDNAGLIKKCKHAMSDKESVVHRLDTSEANRRDLTKRLDREKTQHNNLSRSLTRQASDWILLKKQLAQFDEEYRWSQIMSRATRQGTRKGKKTPANHPPPPGSLMKREKSILGSEWTSVYKHSRAESIANWSRTSKPTREHSLISEYIGITKPKREKSKLFPPI; encoded by the exons atGACATCCAAAGAAACCAAAGAAAACATTAAG aGATTGCAAGCGGTTATTGAAGAAACTGAAAAGAAAAACTTGGAAATAAAGTCAGACTTGAAAAAATTAGAGGGaacaaaaaaagagaaagatgCCAAAGTTCTTATGGATACAATCTACAATCAGTTAGATGATCACTTAAAGATGCATCAACAG aCTGAAAAGGAAATAGATGACTTAAAAGATGAATTAAGGAAAAAACTAGGAAAACCTGCACCAAAGAAAAATAGTGAAGACGACAAATCTGT ACAAAGTAGGCGGCCTATGGCATCACCAGAAGAACAAGTATTAACATATGAACTAAAATCACAGTTACTTAGGAATGTGGAAATGCAAAATCATCGACTGAAAACAGAGCTGACACTCCATGAGAAAATGACTGAAGCCAAACTGTTAAACCAGCAAAACAAACGACTAACAGATGACAACACAACGTCCAAAACAAACACGCTCAGGCTCATGAAAATGTTTGAAAAGAAAGCTAAAGATG ctGATGCAAAGTTAAAGGAAATGCAACTAGAATTAAATAAAGCTCAACAACTTGCCAGGAAATACCATCAGATGTACGACATGGAACGCCGTAGGAATGGGCTACCAGAGGGTACATACAGCACACCAGAACCTGAATCAGGGACACCAAGACAGAACAACAACTCATCAAGCTTCCTCGGACAGAATGTCAGAGTTAATGATGTTATTAGAAAAAATGAG GTGCTTGTGGAAGAGAATGAGAAATTACACAGAGAAATAGCTAGGCTCAAACATGACAATGCAGGACTGATCAAGAAATGTAAACATGCCATGTCTGATAAGGAGAGTGTTGTT CATCGCCTAGATACAAGTGAAGCTAACAGAAGAGATCTAACAAAGAGATTAGACAGAGAAAAAACACAG CACAATAACTTATCTAGAAGTTTAACAAGACAAGCCTCAGATTGGATTCTATTAAAGAAACAGTTAGCTCAATTTGATGAAGAATATAGATGGAGCCAG ATCATGTCAAGAGCCACACGACAAGGTACTCGAAAGGGTAAAAAGACTCCTGCAAACCATCCACCTCCTCCAGGGAGTCTAATGAAACGGGAAAAATCTATCCTCGGCTCCGAGTGGACATCTGTATATAAACATAGTCGAGCTGAATCTATTGCAAACTGGAGTCGAACCTCTAAACCAACAAGAGAGCATTCACTTATCTCTGAATACATTGGAATCACAAAACCAAAACGAGAAAAATCCAAACTTTTCCCTCCAATTTAA